The following coding sequences lie in one Fibrobacter sp. genomic window:
- the proB gene encoding glutamate 5-kinase — protein sequence MKKSLFRKEISSVNTVVIKVGSRILTAGGHEKRVKNLVEDILLLHQTGIRMILVSSGAIAHGMKVLGLEKRPTAIPLQQACAAIGQNRLMQIYQNYFSSRNVPVGQVLLTWDDLRSKKRYLNLRNTMFQLLECGAVPVINENDSVGIEEIQFGNNDILGAQVALLVQADLFVNLTDVGGLYDRNPHQCKSAVHIPVVSQMSASIHKLAETKKSEVSVGGMTTKLKAAEMVTRAGIYSLIGDGFDQRLTDVLTKEQCSTLFLPSGRRMSSRQKWIAFTGQSKGVISVDDGAGKAIIERGKSLLSAGILNTSGSFKAGDKVEVRSKDGRLIAGGLVNYSSDEIKAIQGCKSSEIASRLGKKNFDEVIHRDNLVLMGSSDN from the coding sequence ATGAAAAAGTCTCTCTTTCGCAAAGAAATTTCATCTGTAAACACAGTGGTAATTAAAGTCGGCAGCAGAATACTTACTGCCGGAGGTCATGAAAAAAGGGTTAAAAATCTTGTCGAAGATATACTTCTGCTTCACCAGACAGGAATCCGAATGATTCTGGTCTCCTCAGGAGCTATTGCCCACGGGATGAAGGTTCTGGGACTGGAGAAGAGGCCAACTGCCATTCCCCTCCAGCAAGCCTGCGCTGCAATCGGCCAAAACAGACTCATGCAAATATACCAGAATTACTTCTCAAGCCGCAATGTCCCTGTGGGACAGGTGCTTCTCACCTGGGATGATCTCAGGAGCAAGAAGCGGTACCTGAACCTTAGAAACACCATGTTTCAGCTTCTTGAATGCGGTGCAGTGCCTGTTATAAATGAGAATGACTCAGTAGGGATCGAGGAGATTCAATTCGGCAATAATGATATTCTGGGGGCTCAGGTAGCCCTTCTGGTACAGGCGGATCTATTTGTAAATCTGACTGATGTCGGCGGACTTTATGACCGCAATCCACATCAATGCAAATCCGCGGTCCATATCCCTGTTGTATCTCAAATGTCTGCCTCGATTCACAAACTGGCTGAGACAAAAAAAAGCGAAGTCAGTGTCGGAGGAATGACTACAAAACTCAAGGCAGCGGAAATGGTTACCAGGGCCGGAATCTATTCTCTCATTGGTGATGGGTTCGATCAGCGGCTCACCGATGTCTTAACAAAAGAACAGTGCTCCACACTCTTTCTGCCGTCAGGACGTCGTATGTCCTCGAGGCAGAAATGGATCGCCTTTACCGGCCAGTCCAAAGGGGTTATATCCGTCGATGACGGTGCTGGAAAAGCAATAATCGAACGGGGAAAAAGCCTTCTCTCTGCAGGGATACTCAACACATCGGGCAGTTTCAAGGCCGGAGACAAAGTAGAAGTCCGCTCCAAAGACGGCAGACTGATTGCAGGAGGTCTGGTGAATTACTCCTCTGATGAGATAAAGGCTATCCAGGGCTGCAAAAGCTCTGAGATCGCATCACGTCTGGGAAAGAAAAATTTTGATGAGGTTATTCACAGGGATAATCTTGT